Proteins from a single region of Primulina tabacum isolate GXHZ01 chromosome 5, ASM2559414v2, whole genome shotgun sequence:
- the LOC142545216 gene encoding patatin-like protein 2 isoform X2, which produces MSQMASWLSSSKIQAPTFGKLVTILSIDGGGIRGIIPATILEFLESELQKLDGEDARIADYFDVVAGTSTGGLVTAMLTAPDANNRPLYAAKDIVPFYIKHGPMIFPHRGGIIGSVENAMVQLGNPKYDGKYLHKLIRDNLGKTRLHDTLTNVVIPTFDIKNLQPTIFSSFETKNSPALDALLSDICIGTSAAPTYFPAHYFTNDDGSGNSSEFNLIDGGVAANNPALIAVGEITKQVFRNDPNFFPIKPMDYGRLLVISLSTGSAKQEQKFTAEMAAKWGLFGWLIQGNSTPILDVFNQASKDMVDYFLSIVFQALHSEDNYLRIQDESLVGTNASVDVSTKKNLDELAKIGQNLLNVPCSRVDLQAGVSEPIVNGGTNKDALIKFAKILSDEQKLRRSNAATQNNSDT; this is translated from the exons ATGTCTCAAATGGCCTCCTGGTTGTCTTCTAGCAAAATCCAAGCTCCAACTTTTGGAAAATTGGTTACCATTCTTAGTATTGATGGTGGAGGCATTCGGGGGATCATTCCAGCCACGattcttgaatttcttgaatCTGAACTCCAG AAATTAGATGGTGAAGATGCTCGGATCGCAGACTACTTCGACGTTGTGGCCGGAACAAGCACGGGCGGACTTGTGACGGCCATGTTGACTGCACCTGATGCTAACAACCGGCCATTATATGCTGCTAAAGATATTGTTCCCTTTTACATAAAACATGGACCTATGATATTTCCACATAGAGG AGGTATCATAGGATCGGTGGAGAACGCAATGGTTCAACTTGGGAACCCCAAATACGATGGTAAGTATCTGCACAAGTTGATAAGGGACAATTTGGGTAAGACCCGGTTGCACGATACCTTAACAAACGTTGTCATTCCGACGTTTGACATCAAGAATTTGCAGCCCACTATATTCTCCTCCTTTGAG ACGAAAAATTCTCCAGCTTTGGATGCACTGTTATCTGATATATGCATCGGTACTTCTGCTGCACCAACTTATTTTCCGGCTCACTATTTCACTAACGATGATGGCTCTGGGAATTCTTCCGAGTTCAATCTAATTGATGGCGGTGTCGCTGCTAATAATCCG GCGCTGATTGCCGTCGGAGAGATAACGAAACAAGTATTCAGAAACGACCCCAATTTTTTCCCGATCAAACCAATGGATTACGGCAGACTGCTGGTGATCTCATTGAGCACGGGATCTGCAAAACAAGAACAGAAATTTACCGCAGAAATGGCTGCCAAATGGGGTCTGTTTGGATGGTTGATTCAAGGAAATTCAACCCCTATTTTAGATGTATTCAATCAAGCAAGTAAAGACATGGTGGATTATTTCTTGTCCATCGTCTTCCAGGCCCTTCATTCTGAAGATAATTACCTCCGGATTCAA GATGAGTCATTAGTAGGGACGAATGCGTCGGTTGATGTTTCGACGAAGAAGAATCTTGATGAGCTTGCAAAGATTGGACAAAATTTGCTAAATGTTCCATGCTCTAGGGTTGATCTGCAAGCTGGAGTGTCAGAGCCTATAGTCAACGGAGGAACAAATAAGGATGCTTTGATAAA GTTTGCCAAAATATTGTCTGATGAACAGAAACTCCGACGATCAAACGCAGCTACTCAAAACAATTCGGATACTTGA
- the LOC142545214 gene encoding phototropic-responsive NPH3 family protein NPY1-like isoform X1, whose product MKFMKLGSKPDAFQSAGSYTRLVSSELLTDVIITIGEVKFHLHKFPLLSKSHKLRKLVSKSKYEIPDEIQLVEFPGGPKAFEICAKFCYGMVVTLNPYNVVAAFCAAEYLEMTEDIDLGNLVFKIDVFLNSCILQSWKDSIIVLQTTKTLLPWSESLKIVVARCIDSTASKTSADPSTITWSYTYNRKMAVSDKMVPSVVKFPQKIEFVPRDWWVEDICELDVDFFKQVIVMIKSKGRMEGVLIGEALRTYMARWLPDSLDTLVSQDHVLKNKSLVETIICLLLSDKGISCSCSFLFKLLKVASLIGSDDLVVVDLVRRVAFKLDEANVSDLLIPARSPQPTTYDIDLVQHLVEQFMTNGKQISKNNKNDGDFVLEHGSWLTVAKLIDGYLAEVACDPNLHVLNFIKLSRSIPESARPIHDELYAAINIYLKEHLSLSKAEKKNLCGLMDAKKLTRNAVMHAAQNNQLPLRVIIQILFFEQAIAAAGTNIQSQRKTEGNWTKITIGTRRSLREEKDGLTVREEDHTKNGNLKRKGSKNTRGFAGQQLPSRSRRFFDKLWIMGKGLGNRDVKSLETSASSQSPISMIQGETKSYGLSSRHRRYSVS is encoded by the exons ATGAAGTTTATGAAGTTGGGATCGAAACCTGATGCTTTCCAATCTGCAGGGAGCTATACAAG GCTTGTATCATCTGAATTGTTAACTGATGTTATTATAACTATTGGCGAAGTGAAGTTCCATCTCCATAAG TTTCCCCTCTTGTCTAAGAGCCACAAATTGCGAAAACTGGTATCGAAATCCAAATATGAGATCCCCGATGAAATTCAGTTGGTCGAATTTCCTGGTGGGCCTAAAGCTTTTGAAATCTGTGCGAAGTTCTGTTATGGGATGGTGGTGACTTTGAACCCCTACAATGTTGTGGCTGCATTTTGTGCGGCAGAGTATCTAGAGATGACTGAGGATATTGATCTAGGCAACCTCGTTTTCAAGATCGATGTATTTCTCAACTCCTGCATTTTACAGAGCTGGAAAGATTCTATTATTGTTTTACAGACTACTAAAACTCTTCTTCCATGGTCTGAAAGTCTGAAGATCGTTGTAGCTAGGTGTATAGATTCTACTGCATCTAAAACCTCAGCGGATCCTTCAACAATCACTTGGTCTTACACATACAACCGAAAAATGGCAGTGTCAGACAAGATGGTTCCAAGCGTTGTGAAATTCCCCCAAAAAATAGAATTTGTTCCTAGAGATTGGTGGGTTGAAGATATATGCGAGTTGGACGTTGATTTCTTCAAACAAGTTATAGTGATGATAAAATCAAAAGGTAGAATGGAGGGAGTTTTAATTGGTGAGGCGTTGAGGACGTATATGGCTAGATGGTTGCCAGATTCTTTAGACACTTTGGTATCTCAAGACCATGTCCTGAAGAATAAGTCTTTGGTGGAAACCATAATTTGCTTGTTGCTTTCTGACAAGGGAATTAGCTGTTCTTGTAGTTTCTTGTTTAAGTTACTTAAAGTTGCTTCTTTGATCGGGTCTGATGATTTGGTGGTGGTAGATCTGGTGAGAAGAGTTGCTTTTAAGTTGGACGAGGCTAATGTTAGCGATCTTTTGATTCCTGCAAGGTCTCCACAACCTACCACCTATGATATAGATCTTGTTCAACATCTTGTGGAACAATTTATGACAAATGGAAAACAAATAAGCAAGAATAACAAAAATGATGGTGACTTTGTTTTAGAACACGGATCTTGGTTAACAGTTGCAAAACTAATTGATGGTTACCTTGCTGAAGTTGCTTGTGACCCGAATCTCCATGTCCTAAATTTCATCAAATTATCTCGGTCAATACCTGAGTCAGCAAGACCAATTCACGATGAATTGTATGCTGCCATTAACATCTATTTGAAG GAGCACCTGAGTCTgtcaaaagccgagaaaaagaACTTGTGTGGGCTTATGGATGCCAAGAAACTGACTCGAAACGCGGTCATGCACGCAGCACAAAACAACCAGCTACCACTTCGGGTAATCATTCAAATCCTATTTTTCGAACAGGCTATAGCAGCAGCCGGTACTAACATCCAGAGCCAACGAAAAACCGAAGGCAATTGGACAAAAATAACCATAGGTACTCGCAGATCCCTCAGAGAAGAAAAGGATGGCTTGACGGTTAGAGAAGAGGACCATACCAAGAATGGAAATTTGAAGAGAAAAGGCAGCAAGAATACTAGAGGATTTGCGGGACAGCAGCTGCCATCTCGTTCAAGGAGGTTCTTTGACAAACTGTGGATCATGGGTAAAGGGCTCGGAAACAGAGACGTTAAGAGCTTGGAGACGTCAGCGAGTTCGCAGAGCCCAATCTCAATGATCCAAGGGGAGACCAAGTCCTATGGTTTATCTTCAAGACACAGGAGATACTCAGTTTCTTAG
- the LOC142545214 gene encoding phototropic-responsive NPH3 family protein NPY1-like isoform X2 — MVVTLNPYNVVAAFCAAEYLEMTEDIDLGNLVFKIDVFLNSCILQSWKDSIIVLQTTKTLLPWSESLKIVVARCIDSTASKTSADPSTITWSYTYNRKMAVSDKMVPSVVKFPQKIEFVPRDWWVEDICELDVDFFKQVIVMIKSKGRMEGVLIGEALRTYMARWLPDSLDTLVSQDHVLKNKSLVETIICLLLSDKGISCSCSFLFKLLKVASLIGSDDLVVVDLVRRVAFKLDEANVSDLLIPARSPQPTTYDIDLVQHLVEQFMTNGKQISKNNKNDGDFVLEHGSWLTVAKLIDGYLAEVACDPNLHVLNFIKLSRSIPESARPIHDELYAAINIYLKEHLSLSKAEKKNLCGLMDAKKLTRNAVMHAAQNNQLPLRVIIQILFFEQAIAAAGTNIQSQRKTEGNWTKITIGTRRSLREEKDGLTVREEDHTKNGNLKRKGSKNTRGFAGQQLPSRSRRFFDKLWIMGKGLGNRDVKSLETSASSQSPISMIQGETKSYGLSSRHRRYSVS; from the exons ATGGTGGTGACTTTGAACCCCTACAATGTTGTGGCTGCATTTTGTGCGGCAGAGTATCTAGAGATGACTGAGGATATTGATCTAGGCAACCTCGTTTTCAAGATCGATGTATTTCTCAACTCCTGCATTTTACAGAGCTGGAAAGATTCTATTATTGTTTTACAGACTACTAAAACTCTTCTTCCATGGTCTGAAAGTCTGAAGATCGTTGTAGCTAGGTGTATAGATTCTACTGCATCTAAAACCTCAGCGGATCCTTCAACAATCACTTGGTCTTACACATACAACCGAAAAATGGCAGTGTCAGACAAGATGGTTCCAAGCGTTGTGAAATTCCCCCAAAAAATAGAATTTGTTCCTAGAGATTGGTGGGTTGAAGATATATGCGAGTTGGACGTTGATTTCTTCAAACAAGTTATAGTGATGATAAAATCAAAAGGTAGAATGGAGGGAGTTTTAATTGGTGAGGCGTTGAGGACGTATATGGCTAGATGGTTGCCAGATTCTTTAGACACTTTGGTATCTCAAGACCATGTCCTGAAGAATAAGTCTTTGGTGGAAACCATAATTTGCTTGTTGCTTTCTGACAAGGGAATTAGCTGTTCTTGTAGTTTCTTGTTTAAGTTACTTAAAGTTGCTTCTTTGATCGGGTCTGATGATTTGGTGGTGGTAGATCTGGTGAGAAGAGTTGCTTTTAAGTTGGACGAGGCTAATGTTAGCGATCTTTTGATTCCTGCAAGGTCTCCACAACCTACCACCTATGATATAGATCTTGTTCAACATCTTGTGGAACAATTTATGACAAATGGAAAACAAATAAGCAAGAATAACAAAAATGATGGTGACTTTGTTTTAGAACACGGATCTTGGTTAACAGTTGCAAAACTAATTGATGGTTACCTTGCTGAAGTTGCTTGTGACCCGAATCTCCATGTCCTAAATTTCATCAAATTATCTCGGTCAATACCTGAGTCAGCAAGACCAATTCACGATGAATTGTATGCTGCCATTAACATCTATTTGAAG GAGCACCTGAGTCTgtcaaaagccgagaaaaagaACTTGTGTGGGCTTATGGATGCCAAGAAACTGACTCGAAACGCGGTCATGCACGCAGCACAAAACAACCAGCTACCACTTCGGGTAATCATTCAAATCCTATTTTTCGAACAGGCTATAGCAGCAGCCGGTACTAACATCCAGAGCCAACGAAAAACCGAAGGCAATTGGACAAAAATAACCATAGGTACTCGCAGATCCCTCAGAGAAGAAAAGGATGGCTTGACGGTTAGAGAAGAGGACCATACCAAGAATGGAAATTTGAAGAGAAAAGGCAGCAAGAATACTAGAGGATTTGCGGGACAGCAGCTGCCATCTCGTTCAAGGAGGTTCTTTGACAAACTGTGGATCATGGGTAAAGGGCTCGGAAACAGAGACGTTAAGAGCTTGGAGACGTCAGCGAGTTCGCAGAGCCCAATCTCAATGATCCAAGGGGAGACCAAGTCCTATGGTTTATCTTCAAGACACAGGAGATACTCAGTTTCTTAG
- the LOC142545216 gene encoding patatin-like protein 2 isoform X1, with protein sequence MSQMASWLSSSKIQAPTFGKLVTILSIDGGGIRGIIPATILEFLESELQKLDGEDARIADYFDVVAGTSTGGLVTAMLTAPDANNRPLYAAKDIVPFYIKHGPMIFPHRGGIIGSVENAMVQLGNPKYDGKYLHKLIRDNLGKTRLHDTLTNVVIPTFDIKNLQPTIFSSFETKNSPALDALLSDICIGTSAAPTYFPAHYFTNDDGSGNSSEFNLIDGGVAANNPALIAVGEITKQVFRNDPNFFPIKPMDYGRLLVISLSTGSAKQEQKFTAEMAAKWGLFGWLIQGNSTPILDVFNQASKDMVDYFLSIVFQALHSEDNYLRIQDESLVGTNASVDVSTKKNLDELAKIGQNLLNVPCSRVDLQAGVSEPIVNGGTNKDALIKFAKILSDEQKLRRSNSPTQNKSDT encoded by the exons ATGTCTCAAATGGCCTCCTGGTTGTCTTCTAGCAAAATCCAAGCTCCAACTTTTGGAAAATTGGTTACCATTCTTAGTATTGATGGTGGAGGCATTCGGGGGATCATTCCAGCCACGattcttgaatttcttgaatCTGAACTCCAG AAATTAGATGGTGAAGATGCTCGGATCGCAGACTACTTCGACGTTGTGGCCGGAACAAGCACGGGCGGACTTGTGACGGCCATGTTGACTGCACCTGATGCTAACAACCGGCCATTATATGCTGCTAAAGATATTGTTCCCTTTTACATAAAACATGGACCTATGATATTTCCACATAGAGG AGGTATCATAGGATCGGTGGAGAACGCAATGGTTCAACTTGGGAACCCCAAATACGATGGTAAGTATCTGCACAAGTTGATAAGGGACAATTTGGGTAAGACCCGGTTGCACGATACCTTAACAAACGTTGTCATTCCGACGTTTGACATCAAGAATTTGCAGCCCACTATATTCTCCTCCTTTGAG ACGAAAAATTCTCCAGCTTTGGATGCACTGTTATCTGATATATGCATCGGTACTTCTGCTGCACCAACTTATTTTCCGGCTCACTATTTCACTAACGATGATGGCTCTGGGAATTCTTCCGAGTTCAATCTAATTGATGGCGGTGTCGCTGCTAATAATCCG GCGCTGATTGCCGTCGGAGAGATAACGAAACAAGTATTCAGAAACGACCCCAATTTTTTCCCGATCAAACCAATGGATTACGGCAGACTGCTGGTGATCTCATTGAGCACGGGATCTGCAAAACAAGAACAGAAATTTACCGCAGAAATGGCTGCCAAATGGGGTCTGTTTGGATGGTTGATTCAAGGAAATTCAACCCCTATTTTAGATGTATTCAATCAAGCAAGTAAAGACATGGTGGATTATTTCTTGTCCATCGTCTTCCAGGCCCTTCATTCTGAAGATAATTACCTCCGGATTCAA GATGAGTCATTAGTAGGGACGAATGCGTCGGTTGATGTTTCGACGAAGAAGAATCTTGATGAGCTTGCAAAGATTGGACAAAATTTGCTAAATGTTCCATGCTCTAGGGTTGATCTGCAAGCTGGAGTGTCAGAGCCTATAGTCAACGGAGGAACAAATAAGGATGCTTTGATAAA GTTTGCAAAAATATTATCCGATGAACAAAAACTCCGAAGATCAAACTCACCGACGCAAAACAAGTCGGATACATGA
- the LOC142545216 gene encoding patatin-like protein 2 isoform X3 has product MISLLSFNKIQPPALGKLVTILSIDGGGIRGIIPATILDFLESELQKLDGKGARIADYFDIVAGTSTGGLVTAMLTAPDANNRPLYAAKDIVPFYQKHGSHIFPKKGGIIGSVENAVVQLGNPKYDGKYLHKLIRDNLGKTRLHDTLTNVVIPTFDIKNLQPTIFSSFETKNSPALDALLSDICIGTSAAPTYFPAHYFTNDDGAGNSSEFNLIDGGVAANNPALIAVGEITKQVYRKDPNFFPMKPMDCSKLLVVSLSTGSAKQEQKYTAEMAASWGRFGWLIQGHSAPILEVFTQASKDMVDYFLSIVFQSRHSEENYLRIEDDSLVGPNASVDVSTKQNLDELAQIGQKLLKGSSSRVDLLTGVSVPAVNGGTNEDSLIKFAKILSDEQKLRRSNAATQNNSDT; this is encoded by the exons ATGATCTCCTTGCtatctttcaataaaatccaACCTCCAGCTCTTGGAAAATTAGTGACTATTCTTAGTATCGACGGCGGAGGAATTCGGGGCATCATTCCCGCCACCATTCTTGACTTTCTCGAATCCGAACTCCAG AAACTGGACGGTAAAGGTGCTAGAATCGCGGATTACTTCGACATTGTGGCTGGAACGAGCACTGGTGGACTTGTGACGGCCATGTTAACGGCACCTGATGCCAACAATCGACCATTATATGCAGCTAAAGATATTGTTCCATTCTACCAAAAGCATGGATCTCATATATTTCCGAAAAAAGG AGGTATCATAGGATCGGTGGAGAACGCAGTGGTTCAACTTGGGAACCCCAAATACGATGGGAAGTATCTGCACAAGTTGATAAGGGACAATTTGGGAAAGACCCGGTTGCACGATACCTTAACAAACGTTGTCATTCCGACGTTTGACATCAAGAATTTGCAGCCCACCATATTCTCCTCCTTTGAG ACGAAGAATTCTCCAGCTTTGGATGCACTGTTATCTGATATATGCATCGGCACTTCTGCTGCACCAACTTATTTTCCGGCTCACTATTTCACCAACGATGATGGCGCTGGGAATTCTTCCGAGTTCAATCTAATTGATGGCGGTGTCGCTGCTAATAATCCG GCATTGATTGCCGTCGGAGAGATAACGAAACAAGTATACAGAAAAGACCCCAATTTTTTCCCGATGAAGCCCATGGATTGCAGCAAATTGCTGGTGGTCTCATTGAGCACTGGATCTGCAAAACAAGAACAGAAATATACAGCAGAAATGGCTGCCAGTTGGGGTCGGTTTGGGTGGTTGATTCAAGGACATTCAGCCCCAATTTTGGAAGTATTCACTCAAGCAAGCAAAGATATGGTGGATTATTTCTTGTCCATCGTCTTCCAATCCCGTCATTCCGAAGAAAATTACCTCCGGATTGAA GATGATTCATTAGTTGGACCGAATGCATCGGTTGATGTTTCGACGAAGCAGAATCTTGACGAGCTTGCACAGATTGGACAAAAGTTGCTCAAGGGTTCAAGCTCTAGGGTTGATCTGCTAACCGGAGTGTCAGTGCCTGCAGTCAACGGAGGAACAAATGAGGATTCTTTGATAAA GTTTGCCAAAATATTGTCTGATGAACAGAAACTCCGACGATCAAACGCAGCTACTCAAAACAATTCGGATACTTGA